Proteins from a single region of Microbispora sp. ZYX-F-249:
- a CDS encoding Lrp/AsnC family transcriptional regulator — protein MAESLDVTDWSILAELQRDGRVPLTELARRVSLSASATTERVRRMEAAGVIRGYRAVVDLGKAGYPVLAVVRLKYPGSRHEPLHRLLGERTEILECLRTTGDDCYTLKVAATSMAHLEKVVDDLAQFGSTTTNIVYSETLPYRGPHAP, from the coding sequence ATGGCCGAGAGTCTTGATGTGACGGACTGGTCCATCCTGGCCGAGTTGCAGCGTGACGGCCGCGTACCGCTCACCGAGTTGGCCCGGCGGGTGAGCCTCAGCGCCTCCGCGACGACCGAGCGGGTACGGCGGATGGAGGCGGCCGGCGTCATCCGCGGCTACCGTGCGGTCGTCGACCTGGGGAAGGCCGGATACCCCGTGCTCGCCGTGGTGCGGCTCAAGTATCCGGGCAGCCGGCACGAGCCGCTGCACCGGTTGCTGGGCGAGCGCACGGAGATCCTGGAGTGCCTGCGCACCACCGGCGACGACTGCTACACGCTCAAGGTCGCCGCGACCTCCATGGCCCACCTGGAGAAGGTGGTGGACGATCTGGCGCAGTTCGGCAGCACCACGACCAACATCGTCTACAGCGAGACCCTGCCGTACCGCGGACCGCACGCCCCGTGA